Within Myxococcus fulvus, the genomic segment GGTGGGCGGTCACAGCCACAACGACAAGCTCTCCTTCGAGCTGCACCTGGGCGGCCGTCCCGTCATCGTCGACCCGGGCACCGGCTCGTACACGCGCGACCCGGCGATGCGCAACGCGTTCCGCGGCACCGCCGCGCACAACACCGTGCAGGTGGATGGCGCGGAGCAGGCGACGCTCGACAAGGCCCGGCTGTTCGCGCTGCCCGAAGAGGCCAAAGCGCGCGTGGTGGCCTTCCTTCCTGGCACCACCGTGGACAGATTGCTGGCCCGCCATGATGGTTACCGCCTGCTGCCGGCTCCGGTCGGCATCGAGCGCACGTTCCGGTTGGACCGGCGCGAGCGCTCGCTGGCGGGGCGGGACTCCTTCATTGGCACGGGGCTTCACGAAGTCGTTGGACGCTTTCATCTTCCCGATGAGCAGGCCCGGCGGGTGACGCCGGACGCGCAGGTGCTCGCGCGGGCGCGGCGCTCGGTGGAGGGGCCGCTGGAGTTCTCGCCCGTCGCGGTGGAGCTGGGCCCGGAGGGGGCGCCGCTCGCATGGATTCTGCTGGAAGAGGGCCTGGAGTCGCAGGTGGTGCCCTCGCGCTATTCGCCCGGCTATGGGCGGGTGGTGCCCGCGGTGACGGTGGAGTTCCGGGGGCAGGTGAAGCCTCCGTCGAGTTTGAAGTGGGTGGTTGTCTTCAGGTGAGTGTTCGGGTCGGGGCGTGACCGCTCAGCGGCACGTCGCATCAGGAGAGGTGAGGACGATGAGGGTGATGGTGGGCAGCCCGCTGCTGGAGCGCATTCGTCGGCGGGAGGCGAAGGTCGGTGTGGTGGGGTTGGGGTACGTGGGTCTTCCCCTGGGCATGGCGTTCGCCGAGGCCGGCTTCCCGGTCGTGGGGCTCGACGTCGACAAGCGCAAGCTCGACAAGATTGAAAAGGGCGAGAGCTACATCAAGCACATCCCCAGCGCGCCGCTGGCGGAGCTGACGAAGGCGGGCAAGCTGAAGGCCACCGGGGACTTCTCCCGGTCCAAGGAGCTGGACTGCATCATCATCTGCGTGCCCACGCCGCTGACGGCCTCGCGTGAGCCGGACATGAGCTACATCATCCAGACGGGTGAGTCGCTCGCGCCGCACGTGCGCCGCGGTCAGCTCTTCATCCTGGAGTCCACCACGTACCCGGGCACCACCGAGGAGGTGCTCAAGCCGATTCTGGAGAAGAACGGCCTCAAGGCGGGCGTGGACTTCCACCTGGCCTTCAGCCCCGAGCGCGAGGACCCGGGCAACAAGAACTTCAACACCAAGACGATTCCGAAGATCGTCGGTGGCTACTCGCCCGAGTGCTCCGAGGTCGCCGCGGCGCTGTACGGCAGCGCGCTGAAGGAAGTGGTGCCGGTGTCCTCCACCCGCGTGGCGGAGCTCGCCAAGCTGCTGGAGAACATCTACCGCTGCGTCAACATCGCCATGGTCAACGAGATGAAGATGCTCTGCGACCGCATGAACGTGGACGTGTGGGAGGTCATCCAGGCCGCCAGCACCAAGCCCTTCGGCTTCCAGCCGTTCTACCCGGGCCCGGGTCTGGGCGGTCACTGCATCCCCATCGACCCGTTCTACCTGACGTGGAAGGCGCGCGAGTACGAGTTCCACACCAAGTTCATCGAGCTGGCCGGCGAGGTGAACTGGCAGATGCCCTACTACGTGGTGCAGCGCACCATGGAGGCGCTCAACAAGGCGAAGAAGACGCTCAACGGCGCGAAGGTGCTGTGCCTGGGCGCGGCGTACAAGAAGGACATCGACGACATGCGCGAGAGCCCGTCCCTGCGCATCATGACGCTCCTGGCGGAGAAGGGCGCGGAGCTCTGCTACCACGACCCGTACGTGCCGGAGCTGCACAAGGGCCACGGCTTCAACATGGAGATGAAGTCCGTCCCGCTCGAGCCGGAGAAGCTCGGCGAGTACGACGCGGTCCTCATCCTCACGGACCACACCAACATCGACTACGCCGCCGTGGTGGCCAACGCGACGTGTGTGATTGA encodes:
- a CDS encoding nucleotide sugar dehydrogenase; translation: MVGSPLLERIRRREAKVGVVGLGYVGLPLGMAFAEAGFPVVGLDVDKRKLDKIEKGESYIKHIPSAPLAELTKAGKLKATGDFSRSKELDCIIICVPTPLTASREPDMSYIIQTGESLAPHVRRGQLFILESTTYPGTTEEVLKPILEKNGLKAGVDFHLAFSPEREDPGNKNFNTKTIPKIVGGYSPECSEVAAALYGSALKEVVPVSSTRVAELAKLLENIYRCVNIAMVNEMKMLCDRMNVDVWEVIQAASTKPFGFQPFYPGPGLGGHCIPIDPFYLTWKAREYEFHTKFIELAGEVNWQMPYYVVQRTMEALNKAKKTLNGAKVLCLGAAYKKDIDDMRESPSLRIMTLLAEKGAELCYHDPYVPELHKGHGFNMEMKSVPLEPEKLGEYDAVLILTDHTNIDYAAVVANATCVIDTRNATKGVPQGREKVTKA